One Gimesia aquarii DNA segment encodes these proteins:
- a CDS encoding STAS domain-containing protein — protein MQITTEIFGTVLVAHTPDELTDDTSTEFVNALSEAINDQHFQVVLQMDRSELLDSAGLTALLDLQDLTRERGGNLKISGLEDPGKKILEMTRLDQRFDLFDSVIDAVSSFQ, from the coding sequence ATGCAGATTACAACAGAAATTTTTGGAACTGTGTTGGTTGCTCATACACCAGACGAATTGACGGATGATACGTCCACAGAATTCGTGAATGCGCTTTCAGAAGCCATAAATGATCAACATTTTCAGGTTGTTCTGCAAATGGATCGTAGCGAATTGCTAGACAGTGCAGGTTTGACTGCACTACTGGATTTACAAGATTTGACTCGCGAACGAGGTGGAAATCTCAAAATTAGTGGTTTGGAAGATCCCGGTAAAAAAATTCTGGAAATGACAAGGCTTGATCAACGATTTGATCTTTTTGACTCAGTAATTGATGCGGTTTCCAGTTTTCAATAA
- a CDS encoding GspE/PulE family protein, producing MNKNSLLQPKMRLGDLLIYRGYITLEQLESALEEQTNGDGSQLLGELLVNNDYCTEEQVLECLALEFRIPYVQLDSRMFDSKVFDELPREFVEKHTVLPLFKVRNVLTVAVAEPTNVFLVDQLRDLTKAEIQIVAASAKEIRRMVQTYMPNTNVFVIDDIIDDANGTNVELIEESIDDIGFDVEFAGQSPIIKLVNYIVYNAVREGASDIHIEPTEQQLRVRYRVDGVLQQALEPPVHLAPAVSSRIKIMASLDISERRLPQDGRIHVLMEGRPIDLRVSTLPMPNGEKVVIRILDNRSVNISLEQLGFSSEVLENFTEQLEKPNGIILVTGPTGSGKSTTLYAALNAVSSIEKNVCTVEDPIEYQLPVINQFQVNEKIGLSFASILRSLLRQDPDVLMVGEIRDQETGKIAIQAALTGHLVFSTLHTNDAISAITRLINMGVDDYLIGAAVNMVLAQRLCRKICPKCKTPYELPKSMQLAVERAGLDQGEFYKGSGCKRCRNTGFSGRIGVHELLTIDDQLRELITTDPTVATVKEYAKNSGMIPLRYDALRKAQEGLTTIEEALKVSDEAWAPQNSLINQ from the coding sequence ATGAATAAAAATTCCTTATTACAGCCTAAAATGCGACTCGGTGATCTACTCATCTATAGAGGGTATATTACTCTAGAACAGTTAGAGTCTGCGCTTGAGGAGCAAACAAATGGCGATGGAAGTCAGTTATTAGGTGAATTGCTGGTCAATAATGATTATTGCACCGAGGAACAGGTTTTAGAATGTTTGGCCCTGGAGTTTCGGATTCCTTATGTCCAACTCGATAGCCGGATGTTCGACTCTAAAGTCTTTGATGAACTTCCACGCGAATTTGTGGAAAAACACACGGTACTCCCGCTCTTTAAAGTACGAAATGTTCTAACTGTTGCCGTTGCAGAACCAACGAATGTCTTTTTAGTTGATCAACTACGAGATTTAACAAAAGCAGAAATTCAAATTGTCGCTGCAAGCGCCAAAGAGATTCGACGTATGGTGCAAACCTATATGCCGAATACGAATGTGTTTGTGATCGATGATATCATCGATGATGCGAATGGCACCAATGTCGAACTGATTGAAGAATCTATTGATGATATCGGTTTTGATGTTGAATTTGCCGGCCAAAGTCCGATTATCAAACTGGTAAACTACATCGTTTACAATGCTGTTCGCGAAGGCGCCAGTGATATTCACATCGAGCCTACTGAGCAGCAATTACGTGTGCGGTATCGAGTGGATGGTGTTCTGCAACAGGCGCTTGAACCACCAGTGCATTTAGCTCCCGCTGTTTCTTCTCGTATCAAAATCATGGCCAGTCTCGACATCAGTGAACGTCGTCTACCACAAGATGGTAGAATTCATGTACTCATGGAGGGACGTCCAATAGACTTACGTGTCAGTACGTTACCAATGCCCAATGGTGAAAAAGTCGTTATCCGAATTCTCGACAATCGGAGTGTCAACATTTCGTTGGAACAATTGGGATTCAGCTCAGAAGTATTAGAAAACTTCACCGAACAATTGGAAAAACCAAATGGGATTATTTTGGTAACGGGTCCTACAGGAAGTGGAAAAAGCACCACGTTATATGCTGCTTTAAACGCTGTCAGTTCTATCGAAAAGAATGTATGTACTGTCGAAGATCCAATCGAATATCAGCTTCCTGTTATCAATCAATTTCAAGTCAACGAAAAAATCGGGCTTTCATTTGCATCCATTCTGCGGAGCCTGTTACGCCAAGATCCTGATGTGCTCATGGTTGGTGAAATTCGAGATCAGGAAACGGGCAAAATTGCCATTCAGGCAGCGCTGACCGGTCACTTGGTGTTCAGCACGCTACATACCAACGATGCCATCTCAGCAATCACGCGCTTAATTAACATGGGTGTTGATGATTATCTAATTGGAGCAGCGGTAAACATGGTTCTTGCACAACGACTTTGTCGGAAAATTTGCCCCAAATGTAAAACACCATATGAATTACCAAAGTCAATGCAACTTGCTGTTGAGCGTGCCGGACTCGACCAGGGTGAATTTTACAAAGGTAGTGGCTGCAAACGTTGCCGAAACACAGGATTTTCAGGCAGAATCGGAGTTCATGAACTACTGACGATTGATGATCAACTACGTGAATTAATCACAACAGATCCTACGGTGGCTACCGTGAAAGAGTATGCAAAAAACAGCGGCATGATCCCCCTGAGATACGATGCGCTCCGCAAGGCACAAGAAGGACTGACTACGATTGAGGAAGCACTTAAGGTGAGTGACGAAGCATGGGCTCCTCAAAATTCGTTGATAAATCAATAA
- a CDS encoding type IV pilus twitching motility protein PilT, protein MEINDLLHAAVDSDASDILLVTDAPPIFRIDGKLETTALEPLDPETIRDLCDQILKDKQKETLEKQQDVDFAITVPRLGRFRFNIHVQRGSLAAAIRRFSNEVCNLSNLELPPIVEELTRLKSGLILVTGQTGSGKSTTLAGMIQAINERDSKHIITLEDPIEYQFQHSKSLIEQREIGEDCPNFSSGLKHILRQDPDVILIGELRDLDTIRVALQAAETGHLVLASLHVSSAAGVVDRLVEVFPPEEQSQIRSHLAESLRAVITQQLLPAAFSKGRVAAAEIMVINRAIQTSIRESTTHLIPGVISTNRRMGMQTMEQALKDLLLNGRVDPEIIDEHLQELRGESIKEQSQGLLT, encoded by the coding sequence ATGGAAATAAATGACCTTTTACACGCCGCTGTTGACAGTGATGCCTCAGATATCTTGTTGGTTACTGATGCGCCTCCTATTTTTCGTATTGATGGAAAGCTGGAAACCACTGCATTGGAACCGCTTGATCCTGAAACGATCCGGGATCTTTGCGATCAGATATTGAAAGACAAACAGAAAGAGACACTCGAAAAGCAACAAGATGTCGATTTTGCTATTACGGTTCCACGCTTAGGCCGGTTTCGTTTTAACATTCACGTACAACGTGGTTCATTAGCGGCAGCCATTCGTCGTTTCTCGAATGAAGTATGTAATTTGAGTAATTTGGAATTACCACCAATCGTCGAAGAGTTAACCCGCTTAAAATCTGGTTTGATTCTGGTGACAGGCCAAACAGGTTCCGGCAAATCCACAACTCTGGCTGGAATGATTCAAGCCATTAATGAACGGGATTCAAAACATATCATTACGCTGGAAGACCCGATCGAATATCAATTTCAGCATAGCAAGTCGCTCATTGAGCAACGCGAAATTGGAGAGGATTGTCCCAATTTTTCTTCTGGACTGAAACATATTCTAAGACAAGATCCTGATGTGATTCTGATTGGCGAGTTGCGAGACTTAGATACGATTCGAGTTGCCCTTCAAGCTGCAGAAACCGGACACCTGGTCTTGGCATCGCTCCACGTTTCCAGTGCCGCTGGAGTTGTTGATCGACTCGTGGAAGTCTTTCCACCGGAAGAACAATCGCAGATTCGCAGTCACCTTGCGGAATCATTACGAGCGGTGATTACTCAACAACTGTTACCCGCGGCTTTCTCCAAAGGACGGGTTGCCGCAGCAGAAATTATGGTCATTAACCGTGCGATTCAAACGAGCATTCGCGAATCAACGACTCATCTGATTCCAGGTGTGATTTCCACGAATCGACGTATGGGAATGCAAACCATGGAACAGGCCTTAAAAGATCTGTTATTAAATGGAAGAGTAGATCCAGAAATCATTGATGAACATTTGCAAGAACTACGTGGTGAATCAATCAAAGAACAATCCCAGGGGTTACTGACTTAA
- a CDS encoding type II secretion system F family protein, which yields MQFTYIARSSNGQNQTGELVADSRDEAVIKLRQEGLFLLSLEESDELSKEGLSSSIKKRVTRKEIIYFTNQLAIMVDAGVPVAMALEGISKQVENPTLGTILEEIQKNVEAGSDLSSALADFPRYFDQTYVNLIKASEASGTMPQMLSRIATQAEEEQETIQQVKGALIYPAIMLLMCIGVCIFLLTYVFPKLMPMFAARGAAVPAPTKVMMFVSTMITSYWYLLILFLVLLGVAAYYIRSKDWGKSAIDWTIIRLPVFGTMLKKLAISRSIRTLATTINAGVPMLEAIELSAGVTDNTHFKQSWADIGEQVTTGKQIHEALEGKTLFPPTMQQMIASGESTGRLGMVLNKLSDYFDREVKIAIKSATTLIEPVMVVCMGSIIGFIALAMLLPIFTLSTSH from the coding sequence ATGCAATTCACTTATATAGCACGAAGCTCAAACGGCCAGAATCAGACTGGTGAATTGGTAGCTGATTCCCGAGATGAAGCAGTGATCAAGTTACGCCAGGAAGGTCTCTTTCTGCTCTCTTTAGAAGAATCGGATGAACTTTCCAAAGAAGGCCTTTCAAGTTCGATCAAAAAACGTGTTACACGGAAAGAAATCATTTATTTTACCAATCAGTTGGCCATCATGGTCGATGCTGGTGTTCCTGTTGCTATGGCACTGGAGGGAATCTCCAAACAGGTCGAAAATCCGACACTAGGCACTATACTGGAAGAGATCCAGAAAAATGTAGAAGCTGGTAGCGATCTTTCTTCTGCATTAGCTGATTTTCCTCGATACTTTGACCAAACATACGTCAATCTGATCAAGGCCAGCGAAGCCAGTGGAACAATGCCTCAAATGTTGAGCCGTATTGCCACTCAAGCCGAAGAAGAACAGGAAACTATACAACAAGTCAAAGGTGCCCTGATCTATCCGGCCATCATGTTGTTGATGTGTATTGGTGTTTGTATTTTTCTATTAACTTATGTTTTTCCCAAGTTGATGCCCATGTTTGCGGCACGTGGAGCAGCAGTACCTGCTCCAACAAAAGTCATGATGTTTGTCTCAACTATGATTACCTCTTATTGGTATTTGTTAATACTATTTTTGGTACTTTTAGGAGTGGCCGCATATTACATTCGGTCAAAAGATTGGGGTAAATCTGCAATTGATTGGACCATTATCCGGTTGCCTGTGTTTGGTACGATGTTAAAAAAACTGGCAATTAGTCGCAGCATTCGGACTTTAGCAACCACTATTAATGCAGGAGTTCCCATGCTCGAAGCCATCGAATTGAGCGCGGGAGTCACGGATAACACTCATTTCAAACAGAGTTGGGCAGATATCGGCGAACAAGTCACAACGGGCAAGCAAATTCATGAAGCACTGGAAGGAAAAACGTTATTTCCTCCCACCATGCAGCAAATGATTGCCTCTGGGGAATCGACGGGGCGATTGGGGATGGTGTTAAATAAACTAAGCGATTACTTTGATCGAGAAGTAAAGATTGCCATTAAATCAGCTACTACATTGATTGAACCGGTCATGGTGGTTTGTATGGGTTCAATTATTGGATTTATTGCCTTGGCGATGTTACTTCCTATTTTCACGCTAAGCACAAGTCACTAA
- a CDS encoding sensor domain-containing diguanylate cyclase, which translates to MRNYYAAIQFWSYALLVVCLCPLAVLLGTYMDWPLGAAPLLLLTLPTILAAVSSPRICYWTITVLAVCACFAEILFRTDLSEVNTTYLFSILSAAVLVGMTLLIDLYIGKLRGTISQFDAQNDELVRRLYESQKESTSSFDNKDSVSETESDETSDTDSAEKDVNYPLLLLTLQDIGRRISTNQSNESLIPTVISTAKASLQCEHCQVYLWDSKVRALKNPLPARSRDKLDYRPDSNQGVAAWVIENRQIVMRNDADQDYRLKRILEEDPHMPDAIAPLTVGSELIGLLIIDKVDLDSPTIGRLIYILSNIYALGIKNSQLFKRIEEMASRDGLTGLFNHATFQEKLQQLTKTADAQSTTLSIIMSDIDHFKSFNDTFGHQAGDFVLKEVARIWKTVMPENAIVARYGGEEFIGVLIDHEYSQAMQIAEDLRETLENCPILFEGQQLQVTASFGVTEYKHPASNTNEFVRIADEYLYKAKENGRNRVVGMAPNSTRKPSS; encoded by the coding sequence ATGCGAAATTATTATGCTGCCATCCAGTTCTGGTCCTATGCACTGTTGGTAGTTTGCCTTTGTCCGCTCGCCGTTTTGCTGGGTACGTACATGGACTGGCCACTTGGTGCAGCTCCGTTGCTACTACTCACGCTACCCACGATTCTGGCAGCAGTGTCTTCACCTCGGATCTGTTACTGGACGATTACTGTACTAGCTGTTTGCGCCTGTTTTGCTGAAATCCTTTTCAGAACCGATCTCAGTGAAGTTAACACCACTTATCTCTTCAGCATCCTGAGCGCTGCTGTACTCGTAGGAATGACGTTATTGATTGATCTCTATATCGGCAAACTGCGAGGGACCATTTCTCAGTTTGATGCACAAAACGATGAATTGGTTCGTCGGCTCTATGAATCCCAGAAAGAATCCACATCTAGTTTCGATAACAAAGACTCAGTTTCTGAAACAGAATCAGATGAAACTTCTGATACGGACTCTGCAGAGAAGGATGTTAACTATCCGTTATTGTTATTGACACTGCAGGATATTGGCCGACGTATTTCTACCAACCAATCTAATGAGTCACTGATTCCTACCGTCATCAGCACTGCTAAAGCTTCTTTGCAATGTGAACATTGTCAGGTATATCTATGGGATAGCAAAGTACGTGCTCTGAAAAATCCGCTCCCTGCTCGATCGCGTGACAAACTGGATTACCGACCCGATTCAAATCAGGGAGTTGCTGCATGGGTGATCGAGAATCGTCAGATTGTGATGCGAAACGATGCAGATCAGGACTATCGACTGAAAAGGATCTTGGAAGAAGATCCTCATATGCCGGATGCCATTGCTCCTTTGACAGTTGGTTCAGAATTAATCGGTTTGCTGATAATCGACAAGGTCGATCTTGACTCTCCTACGATTGGAAGATTGATTTATATTCTTTCGAATATCTATGCCTTGGGTATTAAGAATTCTCAGTTATTCAAACGCATTGAAGAGATGGCGAGTCGCGATGGTTTAACGGGATTGTTTAATCACGCAACCTTCCAGGAAAAACTGCAACAACTGACAAAAACAGCGGATGCACAATCGACTACGCTCAGTATCATTATGAGTGACATCGATCATTTTAAATCATTCAATGACACGTTCGGTCATCAGGCAGGAGATTTTGTTTTAAAAGAAGTAGCCCGTATCTGGAAAACAGTGATGCCGGAAAATGCTATCGTTGCTCGCTATGGTGGTGAGGAATTTATCGGTGTGCTGATTGATCACGAGTATTCACAGGCAATGCAGATTGCTGAAGACTTACGAGAAACACTGGAAAATTGTCCTATCTTGTTTGAGGGACAACAACTTCAAGTAACAGCCAGCTTTGGAGTGACTGAATATAAACATCCTGCTTCCAATACCAACGAGTTCGTTCGAATTGCAGACGAATACTTATACAAGGCCAAAGAAAACGGCAGAAATCGAGTGGTAGGAATGGCTCCAAATTCGACAAGAAAACCTAGTTCATAG